Proteins encoded together in one Mycobacterium sp. MS1601 window:
- a CDS encoding serine/threonine-protein kinase, whose product MPLETGQEFAGYQVVAILGVGGMGEVYLAQHPRLPRRDALKVLRANHTEDQEYRQRFVREADIVAGLSHPNIVSVHDRGEADGKLWIAMDYIDGTDAGKLLTGQYQKGMPVGLVIHIVRAIADALDYAHQRQLLHRDIKPANILLADPDSDDPRVYLGDFGIARWADDSAKLTATDVAVGTVAYAAPEQLMGGDVDGRADQYALAATAFQLLTGKPLFQHSNQAVVISQHISAEPPDIAERRPELAALSPVFARALAKLPRERFATCRQFARALEQQLGVKDDDSDATQLAFPSGAVKTRRPASSRRKVFWAAGTAVALLIAGLTATVVVLEMRSSDERGSTVASTAVPQLPVVRIGADCEPLGGAGESTDGAEAYCAQLPAANQAVWSLYKGTLPSPTVAPGPTDEVYPPGIEQQVQLCVQQTGKSRIECRDDVRLGNISGPA is encoded by the coding sequence ATGCCCCTAGAGACCGGCCAGGAATTCGCCGGATACCAGGTCGTGGCGATCCTGGGTGTCGGCGGCATGGGTGAGGTGTACCTGGCCCAGCACCCGAGGCTGCCCCGTCGGGACGCGCTCAAGGTGCTGCGTGCCAACCACACCGAAGACCAGGAGTACCGCCAGCGCTTCGTCCGCGAGGCCGATATCGTCGCCGGGCTCTCGCACCCCAACATCGTCAGCGTGCATGACCGCGGCGAGGCCGACGGCAAGCTGTGGATCGCGATGGACTACATCGACGGCACCGACGCAGGCAAGCTACTGACCGGCCAATATCAGAAGGGCATGCCGGTGGGTCTGGTGATCCACATCGTGCGGGCCATCGCCGACGCGCTGGACTACGCCCACCAGCGTCAGCTGCTTCACCGCGACATCAAGCCGGCCAACATCCTGCTCGCCGATCCGGATTCCGACGACCCCCGGGTGTATCTGGGTGATTTCGGGATCGCGCGCTGGGCCGACGATTCAGCCAAGCTGACGGCGACCGACGTAGCCGTCGGTACGGTGGCCTATGCCGCACCTGAGCAGCTCATGGGCGGCGATGTCGACGGCCGGGCTGATCAATATGCGTTGGCCGCCACCGCTTTCCAGCTGCTGACCGGCAAGCCGCTGTTCCAGCACAGCAATCAGGCCGTGGTGATCAGCCAGCACATCAGCGCCGAGCCGCCCGACATCGCAGAACGCCGACCCGAGCTGGCGGCGCTGAGTCCGGTGTTCGCGCGGGCGCTCGCCAAGCTGCCACGCGAGCGGTTCGCCACCTGCAGACAGTTCGCGCGCGCACTGGAACAGCAGCTGGGAGTCAAGGACGACGATTCGGATGCCACCCAGCTGGCCTTCCCATCCGGCGCGGTCAAGACACGGCGGCCGGCGTCGTCACGTCGGAAAGTGTTCTGGGCGGCCGGCACTGCCGTGGCCCTGCTGATCGCGGGGCTGACGGCCACCGTGGTGGTGTTGGAGATGCGGTCATCGGATGAGCGGGGTTCCACCGTCGCCTCGACAGCGGTGCCTCAGCTTCCGGTGGTCAGGATCGGGGCCGACTGTGAACCGCTCGGTGGCGCCGGGGAGAGTACTGACGGCGCGGAGGCGTACTGCGCGCAGCTGCCTGCGGCCAACCAGGCGGTGTGGTCGCTGTACAAGGGCACGCTGCCGAGTCCCACCGTCGCGCCCGGGCCCACCGACGAGGTCTATCCGCCGGGAATCGAACAGCAGGTTCAGCTCTGTGTGCAGCAGACCGGCAAGAGCCGAATCGAATGCCGAGACGATGTACGACTGGGCAATATCAGCGGTCCGGCTTGA
- a CDS encoding DUF2237 family protein, with the protein MSELNVLGGPLEPCGTDPMTGFYRDGCCSTGAEDVGRHIICGVVTTEFLEHQRSIGNDLSTPMPQYRFPGLVPGDRWCITAANWLRAHQDGRACPVVLAATHERALDLVTLEELQRYAVDVPDDLAGL; encoded by the coding sequence ATGTCTGAGCTCAACGTTCTCGGGGGTCCGCTCGAACCGTGCGGTACCGATCCCATGACAGGGTTCTACCGCGACGGCTGCTGCTCCACCGGAGCCGAAGACGTGGGGCGGCACATCATTTGCGGCGTGGTCACCACAGAGTTCCTCGAACACCAGCGCTCCATCGGCAACGACCTGTCGACACCGATGCCGCAGTACCGCTTTCCCGGCCTGGTGCCCGGCGACCGGTGGTGCATCACCGCAGCCAATTGGTTACGCGCCCACCAGGACGGTCGTGCCTGCCCGGTGGTGCTGGCCGCCACCCACGAGCGCGCCCTGGATCTGGTGACGCTGGAAGAGCTACAGCGCTACGCCGTGGACGTCCCCGACGACCTGGCCGGGCTGTAG
- a CDS encoding MFS transporter has product MRRVATASFVGTAIEYYDFFIYGTAAALVFPEVFFPNLSPTVATVASLSTFAVAFLSRPVGAAVFGHFGDRLGRKKTLVATLVIMGLSTVGVGLVPSAETIGMAAPLLLLALRLLQGFAVGGEWAGSALLSAEYAPRDRRGRYGMFTQLGVGAGLVLGNAVFLVVNLTVGEKSPTFMDWGWRVPFLFSAVLLIIALYIRVSIEETPVFAAVVHEPGQAPLSELFGAQPRQVLLGSGCMVGVFTFSFMGGTYLMGYATTILQHPREIVLSVGVLGGVAMLITTALAATVCDRVGRRRVILTGFCLALPWSFLVMPLLDTDSTQLFGVAIVGTYAILGIASGPMASFLPEIFATRYRYSGAGLTFNLGGIIGGAVPPILAGPLVDAFGPLAIGVMMALLVGISLAATFRLPETKGVELSAVVGPSQAVASR; this is encoded by the coding sequence ATGCGTCGGGTGGCCACGGCCAGCTTTGTCGGAACGGCTATCGAGTACTACGACTTCTTCATCTACGGCACCGCCGCCGCGCTGGTGTTTCCCGAGGTGTTCTTCCCGAACCTGAGTCCCACCGTGGCCACGGTCGCCTCGTTGTCGACGTTTGCGGTGGCGTTCCTGTCGCGACCGGTCGGCGCGGCCGTGTTCGGCCACTTCGGAGATCGTCTGGGCCGCAAGAAGACCCTGGTGGCCACGTTGGTGATCATGGGGTTGTCCACCGTGGGGGTGGGTCTGGTGCCGTCAGCCGAGACCATCGGTATGGCGGCACCACTGCTGCTGTTGGCGCTGCGACTGCTGCAGGGTTTCGCGGTCGGTGGCGAATGGGCCGGCTCGGCACTGCTGAGCGCCGAGTACGCCCCGCGGGACCGACGCGGACGCTACGGCATGTTCACCCAACTCGGTGTCGGGGCCGGCCTGGTGCTCGGCAACGCGGTGTTCCTGGTGGTGAATCTGACTGTGGGAGAAAAGAGCCCGACGTTCATGGACTGGGGCTGGCGGGTGCCGTTCCTGTTCAGTGCCGTGCTACTGATCATCGCACTGTACATCCGGGTGAGTATCGAGGAGACGCCGGTTTTTGCCGCTGTGGTGCACGAACCCGGGCAGGCACCGCTGTCCGAGCTGTTCGGGGCGCAACCGCGGCAGGTGCTGTTGGGTTCGGGATGCATGGTCGGTGTCTTCACCTTCAGCTTCATGGGCGGCACGTACCTCATGGGGTATGCGACGACGATCTTGCAGCACCCACGTGAAATCGTGCTGTCGGTCGGGGTGCTCGGTGGTGTGGCGATGCTGATCACCACGGCATTGGCGGCCACGGTGTGTGACCGTGTGGGCCGGCGGCGCGTCATCTTGACCGGTTTCTGCCTGGCGCTGCCGTGGTCCTTCCTGGTGATGCCACTATTGGACACCGATTCCACGCAGCTCTTCGGAGTCGCCATCGTCGGTACTTACGCCATCCTGGGTATCGCCAGCGGCCCCATGGCGTCGTTCCTGCCGGAGATCTTCGCAACTCGCTACCGCTACAGCGGTGCGGGGCTCACGTTCAACCTCGGCGGCATCATCGGCGGCGCGGTGCCGCCGATCCTGGCTGGACCTCTGGTCGACGCATTCGGTCCGCTTGCCATCGGCGTGATGATGGCACTGCTGGTGGGCATCAGTCTGGCGGCGACGTTCCGTCTGCCCGAGACCAAGGGTGTCGAACTGAGCGCCGTGGTGGGACCGTCTCAAGCCGTCGCGTCGCGGTAG
- a CDS encoding aldose 1-epimerase family protein → MRAVSGAPEVEYTLQLETPGRWVRAVIVDVGAALQHLSVGDVALTPAAHPEVPAPFFCGKILAPWPNRIRDGRWTHDGRTFELAITDTTYGTALHGLLSHTTYNVVMRTESSVTLQAPVTARPGYPFDLDTRVHYRLTPTGLEARQELRNTGSNCAPVGFGAHPFLTIGDVPTETCALTVNGRYHVDVDDRLLPVGLTPVEGSEWDLRGGRAVAEMTLDDCWAVAAEPDGTSTHALHAPDGRSVSLHADAQFGFVHAFITREFPSPDGPVTAVAVEPVTAPADAFNNGLGLRWLAPGESVSGRWSIVYRDATA, encoded by the coding sequence GTGAGGGCAGTCTCGGGCGCACCTGAGGTCGAGTACACACTGCAGCTCGAGACCCCCGGTCGGTGGGTGCGCGCCGTCATCGTCGACGTGGGCGCCGCCCTGCAGCATCTCAGCGTCGGCGACGTCGCTCTCACCCCGGCGGCCCACCCGGAGGTCCCGGCTCCGTTCTTCTGCGGAAAGATACTGGCGCCCTGGCCCAATCGGATACGCGACGGCCGGTGGACACACGACGGTCGAACATTCGAACTCGCCATCACCGACACCACCTACGGCACCGCACTGCACGGGCTCCTCAGCCACACCACCTACAACGTCGTCATGCGCACCGAGTCCTCGGTGACACTGCAGGCGCCGGTGACAGCCCGGCCCGGCTACCCCTTCGACCTGGACACCAGGGTGCACTACCGACTGACACCCACGGGCCTGGAGGCCAGACAAGAGCTCCGCAACACCGGGTCCAACTGCGCGCCTGTGGGTTTCGGGGCGCACCCGTTCCTGACGATCGGCGACGTGCCGACCGAGACGTGCGCGCTGACCGTCAACGGCAGATACCACGTCGACGTCGACGACCGGCTGCTTCCCGTCGGGCTCACCCCGGTGGAGGGATCCGAGTGGGACCTGCGCGGCGGGCGGGCCGTCGCCGAGATGACGCTCGACGACTGCTGGGCAGTGGCGGCAGAGCCGGACGGCACCAGCACCCACGCATTGCACGCTCCGGACGGCCGATCCGTCTCATTGCACGCCGACGCACAATTCGGCTTCGTGCATGCATTCATCACCCGTGAATTCCCCTCGCCCGACGGCCCGGTCACCGCCGTGGCGGTGGAGCCGGTGACCGCACCGGCCGATGCGTTCAACAACGGTCTCGGCCTGCGGTGGCTGGCCCCGGGTGAGTCGGTGTCGGGCCGGTGGTCGATCGTCTACCGCGACGCGACGGCTTGA
- a CDS encoding galactokinase has protein sequence MAGTVRFSAPGRINLIGEHTDYNLGFALPIAVGERTAVTFEPDNSRELAVRSDRSPNPVTVLCNTVPGAVTGWAAYVAGVVWALQCAGHPVPGGAMSITGGVDMGAGLASSAALECAVLGALLRASGRSINRLEQALIASRAENDYVGVPTGLLDQLAILFAEPKRAQLIDFRDNTTESVAFDPDAHDLVLLLINSHTRHQHSGGEYAARRASCERAAAALGVTSLRDVHDRGEIVVSTLDDTEDRRRARHIVTENRRVLQTVQALRGNDFVEVGRVLTESHASMRDDFEITTDHLDLIAESAVAAGALGARMTGGGFGGCVIALVATARADAVGDAVLAAVRRAGHREPTITHTRPANGAASW, from the coding sequence GTGGCGGGCACCGTGCGGTTCTCGGCACCGGGACGGATCAACCTCATCGGCGAGCACACCGACTACAACCTCGGTTTCGCCCTGCCGATCGCCGTGGGCGAACGTACCGCCGTCACCTTCGAGCCAGACAACAGCCGGGAGCTCGCGGTACGCAGCGATCGCTCCCCCAATCCGGTCACGGTGCTGTGCAACACCGTTCCCGGTGCTGTCACCGGCTGGGCGGCGTACGTGGCCGGGGTGGTGTGGGCGCTACAGTGCGCAGGCCACCCTGTCCCCGGCGGAGCCATGTCGATCACCGGAGGTGTCGACATGGGTGCCGGGCTGGCATCCTCGGCGGCACTGGAGTGTGCGGTGCTCGGCGCGTTGCTGAGAGCTTCCGGCCGGTCCATCAACCGACTGGAACAGGCGCTCATCGCAAGCCGGGCCGAAAACGACTACGTCGGCGTCCCCACCGGGCTGTTGGATCAGCTCGCAATCCTCTTCGCGGAACCGAAACGGGCGCAGCTCATCGACTTCCGCGACAACACGACAGAGTCGGTGGCATTTGATCCCGATGCTCACGATCTGGTGTTGCTGCTCATCAACTCTCACACCCGCCATCAACACAGCGGCGGTGAGTACGCAGCCCGCCGCGCGTCGTGCGAGCGGGCCGCGGCGGCTTTGGGCGTAACCTCGTTACGCGACGTTCACGACCGAGGGGAGATTGTGGTCAGCACCCTGGACGACACCGAGGACCGGCGCCGCGCCCGTCACATCGTCACCGAGAACCGGCGGGTCCTGCAGACCGTGCAGGCGCTGCGCGGCAACGATTTCGTCGAAGTGGGCCGCGTGCTCACCGAGTCACACGCGTCGATGCGCGACGACTTCGAGATCACCACCGATCACCTCGATCTGATCGCCGAATCTGCCGTCGCGGCAGGTGCTCTGGGCGCGCGCATGACCGGCGGCGGCTTCGGGGGATGTGTCATCGCATTGGTCGCCACCGCGCGCGCGGACGCTGTGGGAGACGCCGTTCTCGCGGCGGTGCGCCGCGCCGGCCACCGTGAACCCACCATCACACACACCCGGCCCGCCAACGGGGCCGCCTCGTGGTGA
- the galT gene encoding galactose-1-phosphate uridylyltransferase, translating to MLTLAATHRTLADGRDLWFYDLPGHRCAPVPDRRVLPVHAGSPPELRFDRRTGEWVVIAAQRQERTYKPPPDQCPLCPGPTGLSSEIPALDYDVVVFENRFASLSAADNGRCEVVCFSSDHNGSFGGLDHRKARLVVDVWRDRTGDLMSRPGIEQVFCFENRGEQIGVTLTHPHGQIYGYPYLPPTTRALMAAAGTHRQTHGTNMFADMLAEERADGARIIMSSKSFTALAPFAARWPVEVHIYPNRKVRSLLDFDDAELEDFTFVYQQILQRLDRMYADPMPYMSALHQYTDSHAQREGYFHAQVISIRRSATKLKYLASSESVMGAFINDVSPEALADTLRGL from the coding sequence ATCCTGACCCTCGCGGCCACCCACCGGACCCTGGCAGACGGGCGCGACCTGTGGTTCTACGATCTGCCCGGGCACCGGTGTGCCCCGGTGCCCGATCGTCGCGTCCTGCCCGTCCACGCCGGATCCCCGCCGGAGTTGCGCTTCGACCGGCGCACCGGGGAATGGGTGGTGATCGCGGCACAGCGCCAGGAACGCACCTACAAACCCCCGCCCGATCAGTGCCCCCTGTGCCCAGGGCCCACCGGATTGAGCAGTGAGATACCGGCTCTCGACTACGACGTCGTGGTATTCGAGAACCGCTTCGCCAGTCTGTCTGCCGCCGACAACGGGCGCTGCGAGGTGGTCTGCTTCTCCAGCGACCACAACGGATCCTTCGGCGGGCTGGATCACCGCAAGGCGAGACTGGTTGTCGACGTGTGGCGTGATCGCACCGGTGATCTGATGTCGCGGCCCGGTATCGAGCAGGTGTTCTGTTTCGAGAATCGCGGTGAGCAGATCGGGGTGACCCTGACCCACCCGCACGGCCAGATCTACGGCTATCCGTATCTGCCGCCCACAACGCGGGCTCTGATGGCGGCAGCGGGCACACACCGGCAGACCCATGGCACCAATATGTTCGCCGACATGCTGGCCGAGGAACGCGCCGACGGCGCCCGAATCATCATGAGCAGCAAGAGCTTCACCGCTCTGGCGCCGTTCGCGGCCCGCTGGCCCGTGGAGGTGCACATCTACCCGAACCGGAAGGTCCGAAGCCTGCTCGACTTCGACGATGCCGAACTCGAGGACTTCACCTTCGTGTACCAGCAGATCCTGCAACGGCTCGACCGAATGTATGCCGATCCGATGCCCTACATGTCGGCACTGCATCAGTACACCGACAGCCACGCCCAGCGCGAGGGTTACTTCCACGCCCAGGTGATCTCCATACGGCGCAGCGCCACCAAGCTGAAGTATCTCGCCAGTTCGGAGTCGGTGATGGGGGCATTCATCAACGACGTGAGTCCAGAAGCCCTTGCCGACACACTGCGGGGGCTCTGA
- the mmsB gene encoding multiple monosaccharide ABC transporter permease, translated as MTTTPTVDTPPPASTAPPPDSTVSRLTAAIRGNFRQYGMVVALVLIVILFQFTTDGILLKPLNVTNIVQQNGYILILAIGMVMVIISGHIDLSVGSIAGFVGATSAVLMINHSMPWPVAVVACLLLGALIGAWQGFWIAYVGIPSFIVTLAGMLVFRGATQYLLEGQSIAPFPRSFGAVSSGFLPEIGGSSLYHWPTIILGALVTVAAVWQQVRQRRAQSHYGFDVLPTGWFIAKCAAITAALAAFTLLLASYRGVPVVGIVLAVAFVIYAFVMRSTVFGRQVYAVGGNVAAARLSGVKTKRVTFLVFVNMGLLSALAGLLFAARLNSATPQAGIGMELEAIAAAFIGGASANGGVGTVFGAVIGGFVLGVLNNGMSLIGIGSDVQQLIKGLVLLAAVGFDVYNKKKGAS; from the coding sequence ATGACCACCACCCCCACGGTGGACACCCCACCACCGGCGTCGACAGCGCCGCCACCGGATTCCACGGTGAGTCGCCTCACCGCGGCGATCCGGGGCAACTTCCGCCAGTACGGCATGGTCGTGGCCCTGGTGCTCATCGTCATCCTGTTCCAGTTCACCACCGACGGCATCCTGCTCAAGCCGCTCAACGTCACCAACATCGTTCAACAGAACGGCTACATCCTGATCTTGGCCATCGGGATGGTGATGGTCATCATCTCAGGGCACATCGACCTCTCGGTGGGATCGATCGCCGGGTTCGTCGGTGCCACCTCCGCGGTGCTGATGATCAACCACTCCATGCCCTGGCCGGTGGCTGTCGTAGCCTGCCTGCTTCTCGGGGCGTTGATCGGCGCATGGCAAGGCTTTTGGATCGCCTACGTCGGCATCCCCTCCTTCATCGTCACCTTGGCGGGCATGCTGGTGTTCCGCGGCGCCACCCAGTATCTGTTGGAGGGCCAGTCGATAGCACCGTTCCCCCGCAGTTTCGGGGCGGTCAGCAGCGGGTTCCTGCCCGAGATCGGTGGCAGCAGCCTCTACCACTGGCCCACCATCATCCTCGGCGCTCTGGTCACCGTGGCGGCGGTCTGGCAGCAGGTACGCCAACGTCGAGCTCAGTCCCACTACGGTTTCGACGTCCTGCCCACCGGGTGGTTCATCGCCAAGTGCGCGGCCATCACGGCGGCGCTGGCCGCGTTCACCCTCCTGCTCGCCAGCTACCGCGGCGTCCCGGTGGTGGGCATCGTGCTGGCAGTCGCGTTCGTCATCTACGCCTTTGTGATGCGCTCCACGGTGTTCGGTCGGCAGGTGTACGCCGTCGGTGGCAACGTCGCGGCGGCGCGGCTGTCGGGAGTCAAGACCAAGCGGGTCACCTTCCTGGTTTTCGTGAACATGGGACTGCTCTCGGCGCTGGCGGGTCTGCTGTTCGCCGCCCGGCTCAACTCGGCCACCCCGCAGGCCGGCATCGGCATGGAGCTGGAAGCCATTGCGGCAGCGTTCATCGGCGGTGCGTCGGCCAACGGTGGCGTGGGTACGGTGTTCGGTGCGGTGATCGGCGGCTTCGTCTTGGGCGTGCTGAACAACGGCATGTCGCTGATCGGCATCGGCAGTGACGTCCAACAGCTCATCAAGGGACTGGTGTTGCTGGCTGCGGTGGGCTTCGACGTCTACAACAAGAAGAAGGGCGCATCCTGA